Proteins found in one Asterias rubens chromosome 12, eAstRub1.3, whole genome shotgun sequence genomic segment:
- the LOC117297424 gene encoding ubiquitin-conjugating enzyme E2 U-like, with the protein MHSRAHMLLEKEYLLLQKQPAWGIEAEPLRDDSLFEWMATIKGLKDTIWEGGVFAVNLKFDENFNNIPPSVRFHTVPFHPNIDMNTGQPCVDFLDDYSIWKESYSLLSILLAIQCLLSNPVLKNAVNQDACSILLETPDLYRQMVVDCVSASQRVLAGENLQADDAKVRFDKTEDGLVDKPITSQGRLAKVSFDEYLTTWSGIATSKAQANMKNPLLEAIKNNPKMQTAHFGLPLEELQQHMKKQLQEHNSLMYGNFTSKPDKKDSQDKKLDHINKMRKIYLPSRKIAPPPSTAQSEIGDPWEKDVDDLVEWTANLDEEELE; encoded by the exons ATGCATTCAAGGGCGCACATGCTTCTAGAGAAGGAGTACCTCCTCCTGCAAAAACAGCCAGCTTGG GGAATTGAAGCTGAACCTTTGAGAGATGACAGTTTGTTTGAATGGATGGCGACCATTAAGGGTCTAAAGGACACCATATGGGAAG GTGGAGTTTTTGCAGTAAATCTGAAGTTTGATGAAAATTTCAACAACATTCCACCGTCAGTGCGATTCCACACTGTTCCATTCCACCCAAATA TTGATATGAACACAGGCCAGCCCTGTGTGGACTTCCTAGACGATTACAGCATTTGGAAGGAATCTTACAGTTTACTTTCAATCCTACTAGCAATACAG TGTCTCCTGTCCAACCCAGTTCTAAAGAATGCAGTCAACCAAGATGCATGCAGCATCTTATTGGAGACCCCAGACTTGTATAGACAAATGGTTGTCGACTGCGTGAGTGCTAGCCAACGTGTTCTTg CTGGGGAGAATCTCCAAGCTGATGATGCAAAGGTGCGTTTTGATAAAACGGAAGACGGTCTCGTTGACAAGCCTATTACATCCCAGGGGAGGTTAGCAAAGGTATCGTTTGATGAATACCTGACAACCTGGAGTGGTATAGCTACAAGCAAGGCGCAGGCTAACATGAAAAATCCAT TATTGGAAGCAATCAAGAATAATCCCAAGATGCAGACAGCACACTTTGGTCTACCTCTAGAGGAGCTTCAACAACACATGAAAAAACAACTTCAAGA GCACAATTCTTTGATGTATGGAAATTTCACATCGAAACCCGACAAGAAAGATTCACAGGATAAGAAACTAGACCACATCAACAAGATGAGGAAGATCTACCTGCCGTCACGGAAGATAG CCCCACCGCCCTCTACCGCCCAAAGTGAGATAGGTGATCCATGGGAGAAAGATGTGGATGACCTGGTGGAGTGGACGGCCAATCTGGACGAGGAAGAGTTAGAATGA
- the LOC117297425 gene encoding F-box/LRR-repeat protein 12-like → MDSIPVSVMVRIFSFLEVKEKCKAARVCKAWYHLMREKELWKFVDLSSFRINLQSTWKIIRCYFTDALKTLHLRGFMSSIKNTECISNAVLKNLFERCPNITELHIEDAMLANIDSGNLPPTLKILKLKRCQTTFGWFKSAVDKGRFDHLHTLNVERSTRFCNEDLKDLASIPGGGKLERLSFSSCYRVKQEGFVTMSEHLTHLTHLDICRTNVTDDDMHFICRQLKRLESLLVQDCDSLTDLSVGSLSTLPNLQELDLGGSSMKFTGDAIISLMGRLHKLKTLYISVSETITEADLEQIQSRKCNCNIIIQ, encoded by the exons ATGGATTCTATTCCAGTCAGTGTAATGGTCAGGATTTTCTCCTTTTTGGAGGTAAAAGAGAAATGTAAAGCTGCGAG AGTTTGCAAAGCATGGTATCACCTCATGCGTGAGAAGGAACTGTGGAAGTTTGTTGACCTCAGCTCATTCCGTATCAACCTCCAGTCAACATGGAAGATCATTCGATGTTACTTTACAGACGCCCTGAAAACTCTTCATCTTCGAGGTTTTATGAGCTCCATCAAGAACACGGAGTGCATCTCCAATGCAGTACTGAAGAATCTCTTTGAACGCTGCCCAAACATAACGGAGCTCCATATTGAAGATGCCATGCTGGCCAACATCGATTCAGGAAACTTGCCTCCGACGCTGAAAATACTGAAACTCAAGCGATGCCAGACAACCTTTGGCTGGTTCAAGTCCGCTGTTGACAAAGGTCGATTTGACCATCTGCACACCCTTAACGTTGAGAGGTCCACAAGATTCTGCAATGAGGACCTCAAAGATCTCGCCTCGATTCCCGGAGGAGGGAAACTCGAGAGGTTGAGTTTTTCCAGCTGCTACCGAGTCAAACAAGAGGGCTTTGTTACCATGTCCGAGCATCTTACACATTTAACACACTTAGATATCTGCCGGACTAACGTCACTGATGATGACATGCATTTTATATGTCGCCAACTGAAACGGTTAGAGTCACTTCTTGTTCAAGATTGTGATTCTTTAACAGACCTTTCTGTCGGATCCCTGAGTACGTTACCAAATCTACAAGAGCTGGACCTAGGGGGAAGTAGTATGAAGTTTACGGGAGATGCCATCATTTCCCTAATGGGGAGGCTGCATAAACTGAAGACGTTGTACATTTCTGTGTCAGAGACTATCACGGAAGCTGATTTGGAACAAATACAAAGCAGGAAATGCAACTgcaatattattattcaatag
- the LOC117297422 gene encoding dnaJ homolog subfamily C member 21-like has protein sequence MAGQMMCHYEVLGVTTEATDSDLKKSYRKLALKWHPDKNPATKEECTQKFAVIQKAFDVLSDPQERAWYDKHKEAILKGYGDDYEGDAVNLMKYFTASAYSGFEEGEKGFYRVYTEAFSLIAKEDLKYMADKDAEKDFDIPEFGASDSSYDEVVHPFYAYWQSYSTSRSFVWKETYDTRGAPNRRIARLMEKDNKKLRDAAKKEWNEEVRALVSFVRKRDQRVQAYRKLLEEKNAERARLDAEKRKKERIEREKQFEEYAKQGAEVRAKMEKDLREMEAALQEEFGDDSGSSVADSGENSFDEEALEGLFCLACNKEFKSDKAFDNHQNSKKHKENVALLKEQMAEDDEIAEERQDQEVEEECLEEDAEVDSLHEDTEDEEDEKPETFEPKKTKLSKREKKKRKQQQAAVKPASVNHDDILEDLPSHLAEQLKVKESNGRVSHEEDRTPDDESKTNNANEFESADGVEETESCERLNGYGDKMEDVEDTTEETPSVRLKGKKAKEARKAAREKLASQEQNSQVHNDEPLLCNTCNNEFPTRNKLFNHIKTTGHALKVETSKMRVDTGEKSNSKGKKKGRKK, from the exons ATGGCTGGTCAGATGATGTGCCACTATGAGGTGCTTGGTGTGACTACAGAGGCCACTGATTCAGACCTGAAGAAATCCTACAGGAAACTAGCTTTAAAATGGCACCCAG ATAAAAACCCAGCTACAAAGGAAGAATGCACACAGAAGTTTGCTGTTATCCAGAAGGCGTTTGATGTACTCAGCGACCCACAGGAAAGAGCCTGGTACGACAAGCACAAAGAAGCTATTCttaaag GTTATGGGGACGATTATGAAGGAGATGCTGTCAATCTGATGAAGTACTTCACAGCTTCGGCGTATTCAGGGTTTGAAGAGGGTGAAAAG GGGTTTTACAGAGTGTACACTGAAGCATTCTCCCTAATAGCCAAAGAGGATTTGAAGTATATGGCGGACAAAGACGCCGAGAAGGACTTTGACATACCAGAATTTGGTGCCTCCGACAGCTCCTACGATGAGGTGGTGCATCCTTTTTACGCCTACTGGCAAAGCTACAGTACATCTCGATCCTTTGTCTGGAAGGAGACGTATGACACAAGAGGCGCACCCAACCGGAGAATTGCCCGACTGATGGAGAAGGACAACAAGAAGTTGAGGGATGCGGCAAAGAAGGAGTGGAATGAGGAAGTCAGG GCACTAGTTTCCTTTGTACGCAAGAGAGACCAAAGAGTTCAGGCTTACAGG AAACTGCTCGAGGAAAAGAATGCTGAGAGGGCGAGACTGGACGCAGAAAAGAGGAAGAAAGAGAGAATAGAAAGAGAAAA GCAATTTGAGGAGTACGCCAAGCAGGGCGCAGAGGTCCGTGCTAAGATGGAGAAGGACCTGAGAGAGATGGAAGCAGCTTTACAGGAGGAGTTTGGAGATGACTCAGGGAGCAGTGTGGCTG ATTCAGGAGAAAACAGCTTTGATGAAGAGGCTTTGGAGGGTCTGTTTTGTTTAGCGTGCAATAAGGAATTCAAGAGTGACAAAGC atttgataatcaccAGAATTCTAAAAAGCACAAGGAGAACGTGGCTCTCCTTAAGGAGCAGATGGCAGAGGATGATGAGATTGCAGAAGAGAGACAAGATCAAGAGGTTGAGGAGGAATGTCTTGAGGAAGATGCTGAGGTTGATTCACTACATGAAGATACGGAAGATGAGGAAGACGAAAAACCTGAAACCTTTGAACCCAAGAAAACAAA ATTGTCAAAGAGGGAAAAGAAGAAACGGAAACAGCAACAAGCTGCTGTGAAACCTGCGTCTGTAAATCATGATGATATACTGGAAGACTTGCCATCACATCTAGCCGAGCAGCTTAAAGTCAAAGAATCCAATGGTAGAGTCTCACATGAAGAGGACAGGACACCAGACGATGAAAGTAAGACGAACAACGCAAATGAGTTTGAGAGTGCAGACGGAGTGGAAGAAACAGAATCATGTGAGAGACTCAATGGCTATGGGGATAAGATGGAGGATGTGGAAGACACAACTGAAGAAACACCTAGTGTGAGACTCAAGGGAAAGAAGGCAAAGGAGGCAAGGAAAGCAGCGAGAGAGAAGTTGGCATCCCAGGAACAAAACTCACAG GTCCACAACGACGAACCCCTTCTATGTAACACATGTAATAATGAATTTCCAACAAGGAATAAGCTCTTCAACCACATCAAGACAACAGGGCATGCATTGAAAGTTGAAACCAGCAAAATGAGGGTAGATACAGGTGAAAAGAGTAATAGCAAAGGCAAGAAAAAGGGGCGGAAAAAGTAA
- the LOC117297426 gene encoding GATA-type zinc finger protein 1-like: MSCRYDWSSKLSEFERYRGFFPSYVDDQLDFSTDTTVGDVHADADVANDGQGSINSLFRPKETAQPKKKFTGISEDGEGHTSYTSSGGSASSSGGASTRDCSGKTKRRVRKAKTPRRGAQSKDPRFRGVTFCVETQLCQEKRQKSQLLIRSFYSMKKNRSQETKSVSKRRSIYVDSTTSGSERESATMPRHIAIPYVGIPNFGVKQCASCCTKRTPLWRDAEDGTPLCNACGIRYKKYRVRCISCWSIPKKTDKSCQDCARCGNKFRIIIPKRSRVC, translated from the exons ATGAGTTGCCGATATGATTGGAGTTCAAAATTGTCTGAATTCGAGCGTTACAGGGGATTTTTTCCGAGTTATGTGGATGATCAGTTGGATTTTTCGACGGATACTACTGTTGGCGATGTACATGCTGATGCAGATGTGGCCAACGATGGGCAAGGAAGCATCAACAGCTTATTTAGGCCAAAGGAAACTGCTCAACCCAAGAAGAAGTTTACTGG CATTTCCGAGGACGGGGAGGGGCACACCAGTTACACTAGCAGCGGCGGCAGTGCCTCATCCAGCGGCGGGGCCAGTACTCGTGACTGCTCGGGCAAGACTAAGAGGCGCGTTCGCAAGGCGAAAACTCCTCGGAGGGGAGCACAGAGTAAGGATCCTAGATTTCGAGGAGTTACGTTTTGTGTTGAAACACAACTTTGTCAGGAGAAGAGACAGAAATCACAGCTGCTGATACGGTCCTTTTACAG TATGAAGAAAAATCGATCTCAGGAAACAAAGTCAGTGAGCAAAAGACGTAGCATCTATGTAGATTCCACAACCAGCGGGTCGGAGCGAGAAAGTGCTACCATGCCTCGTCACATTGCCATCCCGTACGTCGGGATCCCGAATTTCG GAGTTAAGCAGTGTGCATCATGCTGCACAAAGAGAACCCCGCTTTGGAGAGACGCTGAAGATGGTACACCACTGTGTAATGCTTGTGGAATCAG ATACAAGAAGTATCGAGTACGGTGCATCTCTTGTTGGAGCATCCCCAAGAAGACCGACAAGTCATGTCAAGATTGTGCTCGCTGTGGCAACAAGTTCCGTATCATCATTCCCAAAAGATCCCGTGTCTGTTAA